The following coding sequences are from one Coffea arabica cultivar ET-39 chromosome 11e, Coffea Arabica ET-39 HiFi, whole genome shotgun sequence window:
- the LOC113719544 gene encoding dehydrodolichyl diphosphate synthase CPT3-like, with protein MRLILEKIEDLIEEESMVNQYGVRIYFLGSLKLLSKPVRLAAERAVVATSRNSKAVLSICLAYTSSDEILHAVQECCEEKWDEGSALESKGAGNGLLFLKGNKNDKSKPSIVVKDLEKNIYAAVAPDPDIIIQTSGETRLSNFLLWQSANCLLYAFGLGNLGFSKKFRLFEGEN; from the coding sequence ATGCGGTTGATACTAGAGAAAATTGAAGATTTGATTGAGGAGGAGAGCATGGTCAATCAGTATGGCGTTAGGATTTACTTTCTAGGCAGTCTTAAACTTTTGAGCAAGCCGGTAAGGTTGGCTGCAGAGAGGGCCGTAGTTGCTACTTCTAGGAATTCAAAAGCTGTGCTGTCAATTTGTCTTGCCTACACTTCCTCAGATGAAATTTTGCATGCTGTTCAAGAGTGTTGTGAAGAAAAATGGGATGAAGGAAGTGCATTGGAGTCAAAAGGAGCTGGAAATGGTTTACTTTTTCTGAAAGGAAACAAGAATGACAAGAGCAAGCCTTCAATCGTAGTCAAGGATTTAGAGAAAAATATATATGCTGCGGTTGCACCTGATCCTGATATAATTATACAGACTTCAGGTGAGACTCGATTGAGTAACTTTCTTTTGTGGCAGAGCGCTAACTGTCTTTTATATGCATTTGGTTTGGGCAATCTtggtttttcaaagaaatttcGCTTATTTGAAGGAGAAAACTAA
- the LOC113719545 gene encoding uncharacterized protein — MSLRIKAVVDKFVHELKEALDADIQDRLMKEREMQSYIEEREREVAEREAAWKAELSRREAEIARQEARLKLERENLEKEKSVLMGTASNQDNQDGALEITVSGEKYRCLRFAKAKK; from the exons ATGTCTCTAAGAATAAAGGCGGTGGTGGACAAATTTGTGCACGAGCTAAAGGAGGCTCTGGACGCGGACATACAGGACCGACTCATGAAAGAGAGGGAGATGCAGAGTTACATTGAGGAGCGGGAACGCGAGGTCGCCGAGCGTGAAGCCGCTTGGAAGGCCGAACTCTCTCGTCGTGAG GCGGAGATTGCCCGGCAAGAAGCTAGATTAAAACTGGAAAGAGAAAACCTTGAGAAAGAGAAAAGTGTGCTGATGGGAACTGCATCAAATCAAGATAATCAAGATGGAGCTCTTGAAATTACAGTTAGTGGAGAGAAATATCGCTGCCTTAGGTTTGCTAAAGCAAAGAAGTAG